A portion of the Moraxella ovis genome contains these proteins:
- a CDS encoding riboflavin synthase: MFTGIIETTGTLTAITPTGGDVRLTISAPELDFGDVKLGDSIASNGICLTVVAIDGNSYVVDVSRETLAISALNVWRVGDTLNLEKAMLPTTRFGGHIVAGHVDGVGKIVKIAKDARSVYIEITLPPELMKYTADKGSITVDGISLTTNRIKPSEHIVCLNIIPHTAEMTNIARHWTVGRVVNIEVDLVARYLERLIGAKADTPQSRITEELLIKSGFF; encoded by the coding sequence ATGTTTACAGGTATCATAGAGACGACAGGCACGCTGACCGCCATTACGCCCACAGGCGGCGATGTGCGATTAACCATTTCCGCCCCCGAGCTTGATTTTGGCGATGTCAAATTGGGCGATTCGATTGCGTCCAACGGCATTTGCTTGACGGTGGTGGCGATAGACGGCAACAGCTATGTGGTAGATGTTTCACGTGAAACATTAGCCATTTCCGCCCTAAACGTCTGGAGGGTGGGCGACACGCTAAACCTAGAAAAAGCCATGCTCCCAACCACACGTTTTGGTGGGCATATCGTGGCAGGTCATGTGGACGGCGTGGGCAAAATCGTCAAAATCGCCAAAGACGCTCGCTCGGTCTATATAGAAATCACCCTACCGCCCGAGCTCATGAAATACACCGCTGACAAAGGCTCAATCACGGTGGACGGTATCAGTCTCACGACCAACCGCATAAAGCCGTCTGAACATATCGTCTGCCTAAATATCATTCCGCATACGGCTGAGATGACCAACATCGCACGACATTGGACGGTGGGGCGAGTGGTGAACATAGAAGTGGATTTGGTGGCACGGTATTTGGAGCGACTTATCGGGGCAAAAGCCGACACACCCCAAAGCAGAATTACTGAAGAGTTGTTAATAAAAAGTGGGTTTTTTTAA